The following proteins come from a genomic window of Acetivibrio cellulolyticus CD2:
- a CDS encoding PA14 domain-containing protein, which yields MKKSLVFLMVISILMATFSFFNFASASTAASSMYVSLENKTIIAGDTFTMDVMLSNVPTGGLAYGTVSVGFDKSKFTCTSIEKGPIVSTTLSRNTNTDNGCMAFTDYIEGDKTITQSGVFCKMTFKANTTCPAGKYSFKVLTNDTIRKTSFVKDDTFTNVLVNSQDSVVDVVLHHSGLKAEYFQNDINNAYRNLDAADLKVTKTEKKIDFTWDSVKLESPLDDDKPFSVRLSGYIKPVFSEKYTFYVNANDFVRLWVNDVKLIDAWDYSDSRELSATIDLKAGQYYKIKMEYADAGIYGEAKLYWSSAQQGKDIVSSTFLFNDYVSDYKVPSGLGLRGYYYNNSLHIIKKVDRIDNTIDFDWTSTTPDSSITNSSSFSVRWVGKIQPEFTNDYTFYLYHNDSASLWINNCLLIDKRRTQAYSDTEPSVATISLEAGKQYDIRLEYTNNSKSKVKLKWELYDYTLDYREYIPSNSYSIWGDKIRVDGFASEVEVVQPDLLYSGTVSIKLQDSNDGSVWTDVRSVPYGTGKIRYEGTKKYIRTVANVTNTNKNDKAVFGVAVTRTQIVPRNCLYPATGEATLFGSPEGLTFTTKTDKAISLKWSANNSNYSGYEVFRNAMKVATVTDCKYTDIDLKPNTEYTYTVRAIDNSYNLSNHSQALFVTTNAAPVFTQRTVKVARVLYKMDSDGNGYVDSTVDELNDKSYAEIEEIVEARSQNLKTCLEEASKYQGYKNSEAQPSVIYELDKSRDKIGLNGQIPTSEDGSIDYKQIMEDINYEYLLNQGVTDIWLFGYDKDGFEWFESNMASKHGSITNGCVHDGLPEVEGKTYVVFGLNLTRDTGTDLENYTHHFESVLANIDNAKLFNNVFVGDNAKEPSRCGWTHCPPNARFEYQFYGRNMRYVSSDIGNWNPDGYGKINQVNEGLWANYYSKLSLKSIYNNYKGKYETTVGPDSYWKIYWLQNIPGFDNGLIYNGKTLTNWWDIVTNLQESLDNDTTLLN from the coding sequence ATGAAAAAGAGTTTAGTATTTTTAATGGTAATATCTATTTTAATGGCTACATTCAGCTTTTTTAACTTCGCATCGGCAAGCACTGCTGCCTCATCTATGTATGTTTCATTGGAAAATAAAACGATTATAGCTGGCGATACTTTTACCATGGACGTTATGCTTTCAAATGTACCTACGGGTGGATTAGCTTATGGAACTGTCAGCGTTGGGTTTGATAAATCCAAATTTACTTGTACATCAATAGAAAAGGGTCCAATTGTAAGTACAACGCTTTCCCGTAATACGAATACGGATAATGGTTGTATGGCTTTTACTGATTATATAGAAGGTGATAAAACAATTACACAAAGCGGAGTATTCTGCAAAATGACTTTTAAGGCAAACACAACATGTCCTGCAGGTAAATATTCTTTTAAAGTATTAACTAACGATACTATTAGGAAAACATCTTTTGTAAAAGATGATACTTTTACAAATGTTTTGGTTAATTCTCAAGATTCAGTCGTAGATGTTGTTTTGCACCATAGCGGTTTAAAAGCTGAATACTTCCAAAATGACATTAACAATGCTTATAGGAATTTGGATGCAGCAGACTTAAAAGTAACAAAAACAGAGAAAAAAATTGATTTTACATGGGATAGCGTAAAGTTAGAATCTCCACTAGATGACGATAAGCCGTTTTCTGTAAGGTTATCAGGTTATATAAAACCGGTATTCTCAGAAAAGTACACTTTCTATGTGAATGCAAATGATTTTGTAAGACTATGGGTAAATGATGTAAAACTTATAGATGCCTGGGATTATTCAGATTCCAGAGAATTATCAGCAACAATTGATTTAAAGGCTGGTCAGTACTATAAAATCAAAATGGAATATGCTGATGCTGGTATATATGGCGAAGCAAAACTATACTGGTCCAGTGCACAGCAGGGAAAGGATATTGTTAGTTCTACTTTCCTCTTCAATGATTATGTGTCAGATTATAAAGTGCCTAGTGGTCTGGGATTAAGAGGGTATTATTATAACAACAGTCTTCATATAATCAAAAAAGTTGATAGAATTGATAATACGATAGACTTTGACTGGACCAGCACTACTCCAGATTCTTCTATCACTAATTCTTCTTCATTTTCAGTAAGGTGGGTAGGTAAAATACAACCTGAGTTTACTAATGATTATACTTTCTACTTATATCACAATGATAGTGCAAGCTTATGGATTAATAATTGTCTATTGATTGATAAAAGGAGAACACAGGCATACAGCGATACTGAACCTTCGGTTGCAACTATAAGTTTGGAAGCAGGTAAACAGTATGATATAAGATTGGAGTATACAAATAACTCCAAAAGTAAAGTTAAACTTAAGTGGGAATTGTACGATTATACTCTTGATTATAGAGAATACATACCTTCTAATTCCTACAGTATTTGGGGAGATAAAATACGTGTTGATGGATTTGCTTCTGAAGTAGAGGTTGTTCAACCTGATCTTCTTTATAGTGGAACAGTATCAATCAAATTGCAGGATTCAAATGATGGATCTGTATGGACAGATGTGAGAAGTGTACCTTATGGGACAGGCAAGATCAGGTATGAAGGAACCAAGAAGTATATTCGTACTGTTGCAAATGTAACCAATACTAACAAAAACGATAAAGCAGTATTTGGAGTTGCTGTGACTAGAACGCAAATTGTTCCTAGAAATTGTTTATACCCGGCAACAGGAGAAGCTACTTTATTTGGTAGTCCTGAAGGGTTGACGTTTACAACAAAAACAGACAAAGCAATTTCTCTTAAATGGTCGGCAAATAATTCAAACTACAGTGGATATGAAGTGTTCCGTAATGCTATGAAAGTTGCAACTGTTACAGATTGTAAATACACTGACATAGACCTTAAGCCTAATACTGAATATACATATACCGTCAGAGCTATTGATAATTCATATAATTTGTCTAATCATAGCCAGGCTCTTTTCGTTACAACAAATGCTGCTCCTGTGTTTACGCAAAGGACTGTAAAAGTAGCGAGAGTTCTTTACAAAATGGATTCAGATGGGAATGGGTATGTTGATTCAACTGTTGATGAATTAAATGATAAGTCTTACGCTGAAATTGAGGAAATAGTAGAGGCTAGATCACAGAATCTTAAGACTTGTCTTGAGGAAGCATCTAAGTATCAGGGGTATAAAAATTCAGAAGCCCAGCCTTCTGTTATCTATGAGCTAGATAAAAGTAGAGATAAAATTGGACTAAATGGTCAAATTCCAACGTCTGAGGATGGCAGTATTGATTATAAGCAAATTATGGAAGACATTAATTACGAATATTTGCTAAACCAGGGTGTAACAGATATATGGTTATTTGGATATGACAAGGATGGCTTTGAATGGTTTGAATCAAACATGGCAAGCAAACATGGCAGCATTACAAATGGATGTGTGCATGATGGTTTGCCAGAAGTTGAAGGTAAAACATATGTAGTTTTTGGTTTAAACCTTACAAGGGACACAGGTACTGACCTTGAAAACTATACACATCATTTTGAAAGTGTACTAGCGAATATTGATAATGCTAAATTGTTTAACAATGTTTTTGTCGGTGACAATGCTAAAGAACCATCAAGATGTGGCTGGACTCACTGTCCTCCAAATGCCAGGTTTGAATATCAGTTCTATGGAAGAAACATGAGATATGTATCATCCGACATTGGAAACTGGAATCCGGATGGTTATGGAAAGATAAATCAAGTCAATGAGGGTTTATGGGCCAATTATTATTCCAAATTAAGTCTAAAAAGCATATATAATAATTATAAAGGAAAGTATGAAACAACTGTTGGGCCTGATTCTTATTGGAAAATTTACTGGTTGCAGAATATTCCGGGATTTGATAATGGATTGATCTATAATGGAAAAACTCTTACAAACTGGTGGGATATAGTGACGAATTTACAGGAAAGTCTTGATAATGATACGACTCTTTTGAATTAG
- a CDS encoding thermonuclease family protein: protein MKIKLFILVIIITLISACSNIVPQVKENSQVETKRYDKTENQITRTGSPEEEISDNNLVKATVTRHVDGDTVYVKIAGKSYKMRMIGINCPEYTKEIEPYGKESSEYTKSQLLGKTVYLETDVSNTDKYDRLLRYIWLEIPTETSEHEIRTKMFNAQLVLNGYAHAGNYPPDVKYTDYLKKFQQEAKNKKVGIWGLEKK from the coding sequence ATGAAGATTAAACTTTTTATATTGGTTATTATAATTACTCTTATATCAGCTTGTAGTAATATTGTTCCTCAAGTTAAAGAGAACTCACAGGTTGAAACTAAACGCTATGATAAAACCGAAAATCAAATTACCAGAACAGGGTCTCCTGAGGAAGAGATCTCCGACAACAACTTAGTTAAAGCTACTGTAACCAGACATGTTGATGGTGACACAGTTTATGTCAAAATTGCAGGCAAAAGCTACAAAATGCGTATGATTGGCATAAATTGTCCCGAATACACGAAGGAAATTGAGCCTTACGGTAAGGAATCCTCTGAGTACACCAAAAGCCAACTTCTTGGGAAAACAGTGTATCTCGAAACAGATGTCAGCAACACTGACAAGTATGACAGATTGCTTAGATATATATGGCTGGAAATACCAACCGAAACATCCGAACATGAAATTCGTACTAAAATGTTCAATGCACAACTAGTATTAAATGGTTATGCACATGCTGGCAACTACCCTCCTGATGTTAAATACACAGATTATTTGAAGAAGTTTCAGCAGGAAGCAAAGAATAAAAAAGTAGGGATATGGGGTTTGGAAAAGAAATGA
- a CDS encoding Tc toxin subunit A-related protein, producing the protein MAVKHLENYATIRWTRKNSDLIEKEILSLSQSTASVTTIANSKELMEIEKHLTKAHELYATRLFGEAIEEYRTTQAMIYKFLNPAVSVDILKDPEFTINIDHNLFENLLNKNMDLIAQLDPKYLETTPLVIKDIIAIDPEKPDFIPSAGIKEFKEIQVGRSTRLTKSGRIAKNTSTSNSTIKKVSRMLGINAGDKIVNLTWEVGKKPSSSDVINKIYAQRTNLKNLAHIICKYFSTEDFAVMLPHIMSYVIPAALGDCYHELGDYNKAEKNYLTAADYKYINQSIEVPSIWIKLAENALSWGDMYYKDDNYQDALSIYRKVLEAPGTAAVVNSESYLYKHTALKTVGDKIQQTLTTYGTNIGNSDINPQLATVLLLVKERLTKLSGGLDFLGIPIQLVPVWTFEYLQNVSRYFTQQAIQAEREYINFTETADNKKLTRQQLKQAVDLAKAEISLAQKQKETALNERQVYQEGYELAAKRQENAQNNKNAYASMSWEKMWLDAGNAWYNGPDYNVTGTGKKAYEILYDNAVRSGTIARDYELGAMDRQISELAQAAEMAEAQLLASQSRVEAARLLENVAILRASSAAENLKAFDDQTFTSDVWAKMGNFMKSIRDSYLTMAISTSRLMQKAYNFEFDTQKNCIKANYTAKSVDGLLASNALLLDIDSFTYDMVTSVKTKSIPVKQTLSLASRYPYLFESEFRKTGTMIFETRLEDFDMDYPGTYSRRIETIEVIVEGLLPSGGVKGFLTNSGVSRYRTPMFGNLKFRIQPTETLILSEYKIAGDSFVFNTDSSKLKLFEGSGVAGSWKLEIPKFSNDIDYNYITDVKIVFCYSAFYDASLAQAVKNNIKNLAAVNKKSKILPLRFSFPDSYYNFQDNGVFSFNLDKSFFPYNESNQKISNLSLFVKDSNANSKLTVCMGVPSHSEAIKAQTGAQGEITAASNHPWNTLLGSNALGEYVIEIRKEDNPSVVSNDKLLLETIEDLVLVIEYDYTPEI; encoded by the coding sequence ATGGCTGTAAAGCATTTAGAGAATTATGCCACAATAAGGTGGACACGTAAAAATTCGGACTTGATTGAGAAGGAAATCTTGAGTTTATCCCAGAGCACTGCATCAGTCACGACTATAGCCAATTCGAAAGAGCTTATGGAAATTGAGAAACATCTTACAAAAGCTCACGAGCTATATGCTACAAGGCTTTTTGGTGAAGCAATAGAAGAATATCGCACAACTCAGGCTATGATTTATAAATTTTTAAATCCTGCCGTTTCTGTAGACATTTTAAAGGACCCAGAGTTCACTATAAATATAGATCACAATTTGTTTGAAAATTTATTGAATAAAAATATGGATTTAATAGCACAACTTGATCCTAAATATCTTGAAACAACACCACTGGTTATTAAAGATATCATAGCCATAGACCCGGAAAAACCTGATTTTATACCAAGTGCCGGCATAAAAGAGTTTAAAGAAATTCAAGTTGGCAGATCAACAAGATTAACAAAAAGTGGAAGGATAGCAAAGAACACAAGCACTTCAAACTCTACTATCAAAAAAGTTTCCCGTATGCTTGGTATAAATGCTGGAGATAAAATAGTAAACCTGACGTGGGAAGTTGGAAAAAAACCATCTTCATCTGACGTTATAAATAAAATATATGCTCAAAGGACAAATCTTAAAAATTTGGCCCATATAATTTGCAAGTACTTTTCAACTGAAGATTTTGCTGTAATGCTGCCTCACATAATGTCTTACGTCATACCTGCAGCATTAGGTGATTGCTACCACGAATTGGGTGATTATAATAAAGCCGAAAAGAATTATCTTACAGCAGCAGATTACAAATATATCAATCAAAGTATTGAGGTACCGTCTATATGGATAAAGCTGGCTGAAAATGCATTATCCTGGGGTGACATGTATTATAAAGACGACAATTATCAGGACGCCCTGAGCATTTACAGAAAAGTACTGGAGGCCCCTGGAACAGCAGCTGTTGTTAATTCAGAATCATATCTTTACAAGCACACTGCATTAAAAACAGTCGGTGATAAAATACAACAAACACTAACCACTTATGGCACCAACATCGGCAACAGTGACATAAATCCTCAACTGGCAACTGTACTTCTTCTTGTTAAGGAGAGATTGACAAAACTCAGCGGCGGTCTGGACTTTCTCGGAATACCCATCCAGCTTGTTCCCGTCTGGACTTTCGAGTATTTGCAGAATGTCTCCAGATACTTTACACAACAGGCAATACAGGCTGAAAGAGAATATATTAATTTCACAGAAACAGCTGACAATAAAAAGCTAACAAGACAGCAATTAAAACAAGCTGTTGATTTAGCAAAAGCTGAGATTAGCCTTGCTCAAAAACAAAAGGAAACAGCCCTTAATGAAAGACAGGTTTATCAAGAAGGTTATGAACTCGCTGCAAAAAGACAGGAAAACGCTCAAAACAATAAAAATGCTTATGCAAGTATGTCCTGGGAAAAGATGTGGCTAGATGCCGGTAACGCCTGGTATAACGGTCCCGATTATAATGTAACAGGCACCGGAAAAAAAGCCTACGAAATTCTCTATGATAATGCAGTCAGAAGCGGTACCATAGCCCGCGATTACGAGTTGGGTGCAATGGACAGGCAAATTAGCGAATTGGCACAGGCTGCGGAAATGGCAGAGGCACAACTTTTAGCTTCTCAATCCAGAGTTGAAGCAGCAAGGCTGCTTGAAAATGTTGCAATATTGCGTGCATCCTCAGCAGCAGAAAATCTAAAGGCCTTTGACGATCAGACTTTTACATCCGATGTATGGGCAAAGATGGGAAACTTCATGAAAAGCATTCGCGACAGTTATTTAACTATGGCAATATCAACTTCTAGATTGATGCAAAAAGCTTATAATTTTGAATTTGATACTCAGAAAAATTGTATAAAAGCTAACTACACAGCAAAATCCGTTGATGGTTTGCTTGCCTCAAATGCACTTTTACTTGATATAGACAGTTTCACCTATGATATGGTTACTTCCGTAAAAACAAAGAGTATTCCCGTGAAACAAACTCTGTCATTAGCCTCCCGTTATCCATATCTCTTTGAAAGTGAATTCAGGAAAACCGGAACCATGATATTTGAAACCCGCTTAGAGGATTTTGACATGGATTACCCGGGTACATACAGCAGAAGGATTGAGACTATAGAAGTAATAGTTGAGGGCTTGCTACCCTCAGGTGGAGTTAAGGGATTCCTGACCAACAGCGGGGTAAGCAGATATAGAACACCGATGTTTGGTAATTTAAAATTCCGCATACAGCCTACAGAAACCCTTATTCTATCCGAATACAAAATTGCCGGAGATTCTTTTGTATTTAATACGGATTCTTCAAAATTAAAACTATTTGAAGGCTCAGGAGTCGCTGGAAGCTGGAAACTGGAAATACCCAAATTTTCAAACGATATTGATTATAACTACATTACTGACGTTAAAATTGTTTTCTGCTATAGCGCATTCTATGATGCCAGCCTGGCGCAAGCTGTAAAAAACAATATTAAAAATCTGGCAGCAGTCAATAAAAAGTCAAAAATACTTCCACTGCGTTTTTCGTTCCCGGATTCATATTACAATTTCCAGGATAATGGTGTTTTCAGCTTCAACCTGGACAAAAGCTTTTTCCCATACAATGAATCCAATCAAAAAATCAGCAACTTGAGCCTGTTTGTAAAAGACAGCAATGCAAATTCCAAATTGACTGTTTGTATGGGAGTACCTTCACATTCCGAAGCAATAAAAGCACAAACCGGGGCACAAGGTGAAATTACTGCAGCATCCAACCATCCATGGAATACTCTTTTGGGCAGCAATGCACTTGGAGAATATGTTATTGAAATCAGGAAAGAAGACAACCCATCCGTAGTTTCAAATGATAAACTCTTACTTGAAACTATAGAAGATCTCGTCCTGGTTATTGAGTATGACTATACCCCGGAAATATAA